The following proteins come from a genomic window of Achromobacter sp. AONIH1:
- a CDS encoding GTPase, which translates to MTKVATMDTETFDIAERDVLAVLPARSQDLARLRVLVQQRPQATVTVMGKYNHGKSRLLNELLGSDAFAVADKRETVALAEHVQPDVRWLDAPGLDADVGLADDGHAYHAAWLQADIRLFVHAAKEGELDAAERTLLHALDADQQRTRRRALFVLTQVDQMADDAHLDKVVTAIHAQAPELPLHQVSSTRHRQGVEGGKKLLIEKSGIPALQAVLHEAIAEVPAARVHETALLLGEIRGELQSAKSDAQSRLQSLQDTQHQQRQAFEQGLIEVLDKVQIDLQPVLEVSGPDQALVPDSFENAFKLTAGKQERARIQIAYSRACIAINAHLVKHGVVGLPQAQQTSVTSLDTVMVAVMGVSVKYREDLRKIFCEPEGRDRLGRDFARYFELSDDRQALASQIAQCEAERVAADKALQALATLEAV; encoded by the coding sequence ATGACGAAGGTGGCAACGATGGATACGGAGACTTTTGATATTGCCGAGCGTGATGTGCTGGCAGTTCTTCCCGCACGATCACAGGACTTGGCGCGTTTGCGCGTGCTGGTCCAGCAGCGACCGCAGGCCACGGTAACGGTGATGGGCAAGTACAACCACGGCAAAAGCCGCTTGCTCAACGAACTCCTGGGAAGCGATGCCTTTGCCGTGGCGGACAAGCGAGAGACTGTGGCATTGGCCGAGCACGTCCAGCCGGACGTGCGCTGGTTGGATGCGCCAGGCCTGGATGCCGATGTCGGATTGGCCGATGACGGTCATGCGTACCACGCCGCCTGGCTTCAGGCCGACATTCGCCTGTTCGTCCATGCGGCCAAGGAAGGCGAACTCGATGCTGCGGAACGCACGCTGCTGCATGCCCTCGACGCGGATCAGCAACGCACGCGGCGACGGGCGCTGTTCGTGCTGACCCAGGTGGATCAGATGGCCGACGACGCACATCTGGACAAGGTTGTGACAGCCATCCACGCGCAGGCACCGGAATTGCCGCTGCACCAGGTTTCCTCCACACGCCACCGTCAAGGCGTGGAGGGAGGCAAGAAGCTGCTGATCGAGAAAAGCGGGATTCCCGCTCTTCAAGCGGTGCTGCATGAGGCAATCGCCGAAGTGCCGGCGGCAAGGGTGCACGAGACAGCACTGCTTCTCGGTGAAATCCGGGGCGAGTTGCAATCGGCAAAGTCCGATGCGCAGTCGCGCCTGCAATCGCTGCAAGACACCCAGCACCAGCAGCGTCAAGCGTTCGAACAAGGGTTGATCGAGGTGCTCGACAAGGTGCAGATCGACCTGCAGCCCGTGTTGGAGGTCAGCGGTCCCGACCAGGCGCTGGTGCCCGACTCCTTCGAGAACGCATTCAAGCTCACGGCCGGCAAGCAGGAGCGTGCGCGCATCCAGATCGCCTATTCACGCGCCTGCATTGCCATCAATGCCCACCTGGTCAAGCACGGTGTGGTGGGGCTGCCGCAGGCGCAGCAGACCTCGGTCACCAGCCTGGACACGGTCATGGTCGCGGTGATGGGGGTGTCGGTCAAATACCGCGAGGATCTGCGAAAAATCTTCTGCGAACCGGAGGGACGCGACAGATTGGGCCGCGATTTCGCCCGCTATTTCGAGTTGTCGGACGATCGGCAGGCATTGGCATCTCAGATCGCCCAGTGCGAGGCGGAACGGGTTGCGGCCGATAAGGCGCTGCAAGCGTTGGCCACGCTGGAGGCAGTATGA
- a CDS encoding benzoate/H(+) symporter BenE family transporter, which produces MEFKHGSLTAWVAGFLAVLISYAGPLVIFIQAAQAGHISNAELTSWIWAISIGAGVSGLLLSWWLKLPVITAWSAPGTALLLSLFPDISMPEVVGAYLTAAAIVIAIGVTGYFEKIVAFIPKGIAAGMMAGILFQFGVQAFRASVDMPVVVFAMLAAYLISKRLWPRYAIVIVALTGFAVAFAMGTTHLQALGLELARPVFVVPQFNIGVFLSFTVPLVLVSLTGQYLPGMAVLQLAGYRVPSRAVVAGTGLASLLTACFGGITIVLAAITAALCTGRDAHADPGKRYIAGIANGVFYLVGGAFAGTIVQVFTAFPSALIAALAGLALIGAIVSNIRILVSEDAYVEPSVITFLATASGMTLFGLGAAFWGVVFGMASYWLFAQPQGAKRKEQ; this is translated from the coding sequence ATGGAGTTCAAGCATGGTTCTCTCACCGCCTGGGTAGCCGGATTTCTGGCGGTTCTGATTTCCTACGCGGGGCCGCTGGTCATCTTCATCCAGGCGGCACAAGCGGGTCACATCTCGAATGCGGAACTGACGTCCTGGATCTGGGCCATCTCGATCGGAGCGGGCGTCAGTGGCCTGCTGTTGAGCTGGTGGCTCAAGCTGCCTGTCATCACGGCGTGGTCCGCTCCCGGAACCGCCTTGCTGCTCAGCCTGTTTCCCGACATCTCGATGCCGGAAGTGGTGGGCGCCTATCTCACGGCCGCGGCCATCGTCATCGCGATTGGCGTCACGGGGTACTTCGAAAAGATCGTTGCGTTCATCCCCAAGGGCATTGCGGCGGGAATGATGGCAGGCATCCTGTTCCAGTTCGGCGTGCAAGCCTTCCGCGCCAGCGTGGACATGCCTGTCGTCGTCTTCGCCATGCTGGCGGCGTACCTGATCAGCAAGCGGCTGTGGCCACGCTACGCCATCGTCATCGTGGCACTGACCGGCTTTGCCGTCGCATTCGCCATGGGCACGACCCATCTGCAGGCGCTCGGACTGGAGCTGGCAAGGCCGGTGTTCGTTGTCCCGCAATTCAATATCGGTGTGTTCCTGAGCTTCACCGTGCCGCTGGTGCTGGTAAGCCTGACCGGGCAGTACCTGCCCGGCATGGCCGTGCTGCAGCTTGCCGGCTATCGCGTGCCGTCCCGCGCCGTGGTGGCAGGTACGGGTCTGGCATCGCTGCTGACGGCGTGCTTTGGCGGCATCACCATCGTCCTGGCCGCCATTACCGCCGCGCTGTGCACTGGTCGGGACGCGCACGCGGACCCTGGAAAACGCTATATCGCGGGCATTGCCAACGGGGTGTTCTACCTCGTCGGCGGCGCCTTCGCGGGGACGATCGTGCAGGTGTTCACCGCATTCCCGTCGGCGCTGATCGCAGCATTGGCGGGCTTGGCGCTGATCGGTGCGATCGTCTCCAACATCCGCATTCTCGTGAGCGAGGACGCCTATGTGGAGCCATCGGTCATCACGTTTTTGGCAACAGCCTCGGGAATGACGCTGTTCGGCCTCGGTGCGGCTTTCTGGGGCGTGGTGTTCGGCATGGCCTCGTATTGGCTGTTCGCTCAACCACAGGGTGCGAAAAGGAAAGAACAATGA
- a CDS encoding MFS transporter, whose amino-acid sequence MTSDSQWSIPTLIDNERLGAFQWRVLILCFAIALFDGFDTQAIAFTGPAILSAFGLPAGSLAPILTAGIVGMTIGAMTLGMVGDRIGRRPTIMLSLAIFGAATLATAWAADTRQILVLRFIAGLGMGGCTPVLLALAAEYGPARLRGAIMTGVLLGLPAGAMLGGLLAARMLPLIGWEGIFIVGGAVPLAMLVLIALVLPESLYYRATRGDAQGQRYISKVLSKIVTRTLPPEAHFTVPESAVARASVRALFADGNAGKTVAIWAVYLLNWVAWFMLLSWLPTVLRAAGLPAEDAPLGTVIVNAVFIICAIPLSLLLPRVDTRRLLAAMFAVGIVVALGLGFAGQNWTLVFVLVGTAGFGVGGQQIALNYLIVGAYPTALRATAAGWSIGMGRAGAIVGSAIGGSFLAWGGPQGFFIALAVPLTVAGLAVLSLKLKPAEGGARPLASH is encoded by the coding sequence ATGACTTCTGATTCTCAATGGTCGATTCCAACATTGATCGACAACGAACGGCTGGGTGCATTCCAGTGGCGGGTATTGATTCTCTGCTTCGCCATCGCCTTGTTCGATGGCTTTGACACGCAGGCCATCGCGTTCACCGGCCCGGCCATCCTCTCGGCCTTCGGTCTGCCGGCTGGCTCACTGGCCCCGATCCTCACGGCCGGGATCGTCGGGATGACGATCGGGGCGATGACATTGGGCATGGTCGGGGACCGGATCGGGCGCAGGCCGACCATCATGCTGAGCCTGGCAATCTTCGGCGCAGCCACACTGGCGACGGCCTGGGCCGCCGACACCCGGCAAATCCTGGTGCTGCGCTTCATCGCAGGCCTGGGCATGGGCGGATGCACGCCGGTATTGCTTGCGCTGGCGGCCGAATACGGGCCCGCCCGGCTGCGGGGCGCGATCATGACCGGCGTGCTGCTGGGCTTGCCTGCCGGTGCGATGCTGGGCGGCTTGCTGGCTGCGCGCATGCTGCCCCTGATCGGATGGGAAGGAATCTTCATCGTTGGCGGTGCCGTGCCGCTTGCGATGCTGGTGCTGATCGCGCTTGTGCTGCCTGAATCGCTGTACTACCGGGCCACGCGCGGCGATGCCCAGGGGCAGCGGTATATCTCCAAGGTGCTGTCCAAGATCGTGACCCGCACTTTGCCACCCGAAGCGCATTTCACGGTGCCGGAGTCCGCGGTCGCGCGCGCGAGCGTTCGTGCCCTGTTTGCCGATGGCAATGCGGGCAAGACCGTCGCGATCTGGGCCGTCTACCTGCTGAACTGGGTGGCGTGGTTCATGCTGCTGTCGTGGCTTCCCACCGTGCTCAGGGCAGCAGGTTTGCCCGCAGAGGACGCGCCGCTGGGAACGGTGATCGTCAACGCGGTGTTCATCATCTGCGCGATACCGCTGTCATTGCTGTTGCCGCGTGTCGATACGCGCCGCCTGTTGGCCGCGATGTTCGCGGTCGGCATCGTCGTGGCGCTGGGATTGGGCTTTGCCGGCCAGAACTGGACGCTGGTGTTCGTGCTGGTGGGTACGGCGGGCTTCGGCGTCGGCGGGCAGCAGATTGCCCTGAACTACCTCATCGTGGGCGCCTATCCCACTGCGTTGCGCGCGACGGCCGCTGGGTGGTCCATCGGAATGGGGCGTGCGGGCGCCATCGTGGGCTCCGCCATCGGTGGCAGCTTCCTGGCCTGGGGCGGTCCGCAGGGCTTTTTCATCGCCTTGGCCGTGCCCTTGACCGTTGCGGGGCTTGCCGTCCTGAGCCTCAAGCTCAAACCAGCAGAGGGAGGAGCCCGGCCTTTGGCGTCTCACTGA
- a CDS encoding NAD(P)-dependent alcohol dehydrogenase, with amino-acid sequence MNAKTELRSITAAVVRAPQQPFTIEPARIRAPRKDEVLVRVVATGLCHTDLIVRDQYYPVPLPAVLGHEGAGVVEEVGPNVKNLKVGDHVVLTYGACGHCDPCASGHEAYCKDFYPLNFGGCDAHGHTALQTADGEPLHDHFFAQSSFATYALASENNAIQVPADAPLELLGPLGCGIQTGAGAVINSLKVRAGSSFAAYGAGAVGLSAVMAARVAGATTIIAIDVVPSRLELAKELGATHTVNSKEVDVIEAVREITNGGADFALESTGRPEVLEAGIDALGGLGTMGIVGAPKLGTRASFDINSLLLGGRSIRGIVEGDSVPQVFIPQLVKLYQQGRFPFDRLVKFYPLEQINQAAEDSTKGITLKPILRIADA; translated from the coding sequence ATGAATGCAAAGACAGAATTGCGCAGCATCACGGCGGCCGTGGTGCGCGCCCCGCAGCAGCCTTTCACTATCGAGCCGGCACGCATCCGTGCCCCGCGGAAAGACGAGGTGCTGGTGCGCGTGGTGGCCACCGGCCTGTGCCACACCGACCTGATCGTGCGCGATCAGTACTATCCGGTGCCCCTTCCCGCAGTGCTGGGCCACGAGGGCGCGGGTGTCGTCGAGGAAGTTGGCCCCAACGTCAAGAACCTGAAGGTCGGCGACCACGTCGTACTGACCTATGGTGCCTGCGGCCATTGCGACCCGTGCGCCAGTGGCCACGAAGCCTATTGCAAGGACTTCTATCCGCTCAACTTCGGCGGTTGCGATGCTCACGGCCATACAGCGCTGCAAACCGCTGATGGAGAGCCGCTCCACGATCACTTTTTTGCGCAATCCTCGTTCGCCACGTACGCATTGGCGAGCGAAAACAATGCGATCCAGGTTCCGGCCGATGCGCCACTGGAACTGCTTGGTCCCTTGGGCTGCGGCATCCAGACCGGCGCGGGCGCCGTGATCAATTCGCTCAAGGTGCGCGCGGGCAGCAGCTTCGCCGCTTATGGCGCCGGGGCGGTCGGCCTGAGCGCGGTCATGGCGGCGCGCGTGGCCGGTGCGACCACCATCATCGCGATCGACGTCGTGCCGTCACGGCTGGAACTGGCAAAGGAACTGGGCGCCACCCACACGGTGAACAGCAAAGAGGTCGATGTCATCGAGGCCGTGCGCGAAATCACCAATGGGGGTGCCGATTTCGCGCTCGAATCCACCGGGCGGCCGGAAGTGCTCGAAGCCGGCATCGATGCGCTGGGCGGGCTGGGAACCATGGGCATCGTCGGCGCGCCCAAACTGGGCACCCGGGCCAGCTTCGACATCAACAGCCTGCTGCTGGGCGGTCGCAGCATCCGCGGCATCGTCGAGGGCGACAGCGTTCCCCAGGTCTTCATCCCGCAACTGGTCAAGCTCTACCAGCAGGGCCGCTTCCCATTCGACCGTCTGGTGAAGTTCTATCCGCTGGAGCAGATCAACCAGGCCGCCGAAGACAGCACCAAGGGCATCACGCTCAAGCCCATTCTGCGCATCGCCGACGCCTGA
- a CDS encoding benzaldehyde dehydrogenase, with amino-acid sequence MFAGRWREGATTAAVLEPATGTELGRVALADPALIASQAAEAAQAQRTWAALPYDERAQVLRKAARLAEEHADEIAGWVVRESGSIQMKAGFEVAVTIKALHEASGLPSRSAGEVLPSEPGRLSLARRRPLGVVGVIPPFNFPLYLAMRAVAPALALGNAVILKPDPRTAVCGGMVIARLFELAGLPAGVLQVLPGDGAAGAAMTSDPSIAMIQFTGSTAAGRKVGEAASRHLKKVSLELGGKNSLIVLDDADLDLAIANTAWGVYLHQGQICMSAGRVLVQRGIYESFVQKLIAKAGSLKVGDPVQGDVHIGPLINAVQRDNALRIIDAATQAGAVVETGGTHEGLFLAPTVLSGVTPDNPAFHEEIFGPVAVVIPFDSDEDAIRLANDTEYGLSMAVLSRDVGRALKLGESLRTGLLHINDQTVNDEVVNPFGGVGASGNGSSIGGAANWEEFTQWQWLTVKGQAPAYPF; translated from the coding sequence CTGTTTGCCGGCCGGTGGCGAGAAGGCGCCACGACGGCCGCCGTGCTGGAACCGGCCACCGGCACCGAGTTGGGCCGCGTTGCGCTGGCCGACCCGGCGCTGATCGCCAGCCAGGCCGCCGAGGCCGCGCAGGCGCAGAGGACCTGGGCGGCACTGCCCTACGATGAACGGGCTCAGGTTCTTCGCAAGGCGGCACGGCTTGCCGAAGAGCACGCGGACGAGATCGCCGGCTGGGTGGTGCGCGAGAGCGGTTCCATTCAGATGAAGGCCGGCTTTGAAGTCGCCGTGACGATCAAGGCGCTGCACGAGGCCTCGGGCCTGCCCTCGCGCAGCGCCGGTGAGGTCTTGCCCTCCGAGCCGGGGCGGTTGAGCCTGGCGCGTCGCCGTCCGCTCGGGGTGGTGGGCGTGATTCCACCGTTCAATTTCCCGCTGTACCTGGCCATGCGCGCGGTGGCGCCCGCGCTGGCGCTGGGCAATGCCGTCATCCTCAAGCCCGACCCCCGCACGGCCGTGTGTGGCGGTATGGTGATCGCGCGCCTGTTCGAACTCGCCGGGTTGCCCGCTGGGGTGCTGCAGGTGCTGCCGGGCGATGGCGCGGCCGGTGCGGCGATGACCAGCGACCCGAGCATTGCCATGATCCAGTTCACCGGCTCAACCGCCGCCGGGCGCAAGGTCGGCGAGGCAGCCAGTCGCCACCTCAAGAAGGTCTCGCTGGAACTGGGCGGCAAGAACTCGCTGATCGTGCTCGACGACGCCGATTTGGACCTGGCCATCGCCAACACCGCCTGGGGCGTCTATCTACATCAAGGGCAGATCTGCATGTCCGCCGGGCGGGTGCTGGTGCAGCGCGGCATCTACGAGAGCTTCGTGCAGAAGCTCATCGCCAAGGCCGGCAGTCTCAAGGTGGGCGACCCCGTCCAGGGCGACGTGCACATCGGCCCGCTGATCAATGCCGTCCAGCGCGACAACGCCCTGCGCATCATCGACGCGGCCACCCAGGCGGGCGCCGTGGTGGAAACCGGCGGCACGCATGAAGGGCTGTTCCTCGCACCGACGGTGCTCAGCGGCGTGACGCCGGACAACCCCGCCTTCCACGAGGAGATCTTCGGCCCCGTCGCGGTGGTGATCCCGTTCGACAGCGACGAGGACGCAATCCGGCTGGCCAACGACACCGAGTATGGGCTGTCGATGGCAGTGCTTTCGCGCGACGTCGGGCGCGCGCTCAAGCTGGGCGAATCCTTGCGCACCGGCTTGCTGCACATCAACGACCAGACCGTCAACGACGAGGTGGTCAATCCGTTCGGTGGCGTCGGCGCCTCCGGCAACGGTAGCAGCATCGGCGGCGCGGCCAACTGGGAGGAGTTCACCCAGTGGCAGTGGCTCACGGTCAAGGGACAGGCACCCGCCTACCCGTTTTGA
- a CDS encoding tripartite tricarboxylate transporter substrate binding protein — MFLNRRTLALLAAALALPAAAMAQPAAPWPVKPVRWVVPFPPGGAMDVIARTLGDRAARELGQPFVIENRPGAGGNIGADYVAKQPADGHTIMITSIGMATNKALYAKLSYDPVKDFAPISLLAVVPNVLVVNAARTPDKSDKDVVDHARREPGKLTYASAGNGTSIHLAGEVFASLAGLDIVHVPYKGSGPAMTDMLGGQVDLMFDSITSARPHIQSGKLRPLGVTTARRSSALPDVPTIAEAGVPGYEVSPWFAVFAPAGTPADVVAKLNKVLNDAMRQPETLKKLEGVGAEPIGSTPQELATHLHKEMDRWGQLIKERGIRMD; from the coding sequence ATGTTTCTGAACCGGCGAACGCTTGCTCTGCTGGCCGCGGCCCTGGCGTTGCCTGCTGCGGCGATGGCCCAACCGGCGGCCCCTTGGCCCGTCAAACCCGTCAGGTGGGTGGTTCCCTTTCCACCGGGTGGTGCCATGGACGTGATCGCGCGCACCCTGGGAGACCGGGCGGCGCGCGAACTGGGCCAACCCTTCGTGATCGAGAACCGGCCCGGCGCGGGCGGCAACATCGGCGCGGACTATGTGGCCAAGCAACCTGCTGATGGCCACACGATCATGATCACCTCCATCGGCATGGCGACCAACAAGGCGTTGTACGCCAAGCTGAGCTACGACCCGGTCAAGGACTTCGCCCCCATCAGCCTGTTGGCCGTGGTGCCGAATGTACTGGTAGTCAATGCGGCCAGGACCCCCGACAAATCCGACAAGGACGTGGTCGACCATGCCAGACGCGAGCCGGGCAAGCTGACCTATGCGTCGGCGGGCAATGGCACGTCGATCCATCTGGCGGGCGAAGTATTCGCGTCCCTGGCCGGACTGGACATCGTGCATGTGCCTTACAAGGGCAGTGGTCCGGCGATGACCGACATGCTCGGCGGTCAGGTGGACCTGATGTTCGACAGCATCACATCGGCGCGACCGCACATCCAGTCGGGCAAGTTGCGCCCCTTGGGCGTGACCACGGCCAGACGTTCGTCTGCACTGCCCGATGTGCCGACCATTGCCGAGGCCGGTGTGCCTGGCTATGAGGTCTCGCCTTGGTTCGCGGTGTTCGCGCCAGCGGGGACGCCGGCCGATGTGGTCGCAAAGCTGAACAAGGTGCTCAACGACGCCATGAGGCAGCCCGAGACACTGAAGAAGCTCGAAGGTGTGGGGGCCGAACCCATAGGCAGCACACCGCAGGAGCTGGCAACGCATCTGCACAAGGAAATGGATCGCTGGGGCCAGCTCATCAAGGAGCGCGGCATCCGCATGGATTGA
- the catC gene encoding muconolactone Delta-isomerase, which yields MLYLVHMIVDIPSTVPAEEAARIKAEEKAYSQELQRSGKWPHLWRVVGEYANYSVFDVESNDELHDTLSKLPLFPFMKISVTPLAKHPSSIK from the coding sequence ATGCTTTACCTGGTTCACATGATCGTCGACATCCCGTCCACCGTGCCGGCCGAAGAAGCCGCTCGCATCAAGGCCGAGGAAAAGGCTTACTCGCAAGAGCTGCAGCGCTCTGGCAAGTGGCCCCACCTGTGGCGCGTGGTGGGCGAGTACGCCAACTACAGCGTGTTCGATGTGGAGAGCAACGACGAACTGCACGATACGCTCAGCAAGCTGCCGCTGTTCCCGTTCATGAAGATTTCGGTGACGCCGCTGGCCAAGCACCCATCCTCCATCAAGTGA
- the pcaD gene encoding 3-oxoadipate enol-lactonase gives MSNKAFQLKTPRGEFRVAVDGDEAAPALILSNSLGTTLEMWEPQVAAFSAGYRLIRYDTRGHGGSPVTAGPYSFDELGQDVLAVLDALRIERAAFCGISMGGHTGLWLGIHAGPRLSAIAVCNSAAKIGAEAAWRKRASMVRSGGTVGMRTLADSAPGRWFTDGFIQAQPATVQRAQEGIAGIDPEGYAACCEALATSDLRADIGHIAVPTLLLAGASDPVTTVADAQAMQASIPGARVAVVQASHLSNLEAPQAFNQAVLDFISGTAAA, from the coding sequence GTGAGCAATAAAGCCTTTCAGTTGAAAACCCCCCGCGGTGAATTCAGAGTGGCCGTCGATGGCGATGAAGCCGCCCCGGCGCTGATTCTGAGCAACTCCCTGGGCACGACGTTGGAGATGTGGGAGCCGCAGGTCGCGGCGTTCTCCGCTGGCTACCGTCTGATCCGATACGACACCCGCGGCCACGGCGGCAGCCCGGTCACGGCCGGCCCCTACAGCTTCGATGAACTGGGCCAGGACGTGCTGGCCGTGCTGGATGCGCTGCGCATCGAGCGGGCCGCGTTCTGCGGCATATCGATGGGCGGCCATACCGGACTGTGGCTGGGCATTCATGCCGGCCCGCGCCTGAGCGCCATCGCGGTCTGCAACAGCGCCGCGAAGATCGGCGCCGAAGCGGCCTGGCGCAAGCGCGCTTCCATGGTGCGCAGCGGCGGCACGGTTGGCATGCGGACGCTGGCCGATTCCGCACCGGGCCGCTGGTTCACCGACGGCTTCATCCAGGCTCAGCCCGCGACCGTGCAGCGCGCGCAGGAGGGGATCGCCGGCATCGATCCCGAAGGTTATGCGGCGTGCTGCGAGGCGTTGGCGACGTCGGACCTGCGGGCCGATATCGGCCACATTGCCGTGCCCACGCTGCTGCTGGCAGGCGCCTCCGATCCGGTGACGACGGTGGCCGACGCCCAGGCCATGCAAGCCAGCATTCCTGGCGCGCGCGTGGCGGTGGTGCAGGCCTCCCACCTCTCGAATCTGGAAGCGCCTCAGGCGTTCAACCAGGCGGTGCTGGATTTCATCTCCGGCACCGCGGCGGCCTGA
- the pcaF gene encoding 3-oxoadipyl-CoA thiolase, with protein sequence MSTVFICDAIRTPFGRYGGSLSSIRPDDLGAVVLRALVQRNPGADWGSVDDVIFGCANQAGEDNRNVARMAALLAGLPLEVPGATINRLCGSGLDAIGTAARAIKSGETGLMIAGGVESMSRAPFVLPKAESAFSRANSIQDTTIGWRFINPVMKALHGVDSMPETAENVAVDFAISREDQDRFALRSQAKAAAAQKAGFFAAEIVPVAVPQRKGDALQVAVDEHPRETTLEALAKLKPVVRPDGSVTAGNASGVNDGACALLLASESQAARHHLTPKARVLGMATAGVPPRVMGIGPAPATRKVLEQTGLRLEQMEVIELNEAFASQGLAVLRQLGLPDDDPRVNPNGGAIALGHPLGASGARLVTTAISQLHRSGGRYALCTMCIGVGQGIALVIERV encoded by the coding sequence ATGTCTACGGTATTCATCTGCGATGCCATCCGCACACCGTTCGGCCGCTATGGCGGAAGCCTGTCTTCCATTCGCCCCGATGATCTGGGGGCGGTGGTGCTGCGGGCGCTGGTGCAGCGCAATCCCGGGGCAGACTGGGGTTCCGTGGATGACGTCATCTTCGGCTGCGCCAACCAGGCGGGCGAGGACAACCGCAACGTGGCGCGCATGGCAGCGCTGCTGGCGGGCCTGCCGCTGGAGGTGCCAGGCGCCACCATCAACCGACTGTGCGGCTCCGGGCTGGATGCCATCGGCACCGCGGCGCGTGCCATCAAGTCAGGCGAGACAGGCCTGATGATCGCCGGTGGCGTTGAAAGCATGAGCCGCGCGCCGTTCGTCCTGCCCAAGGCCGAATCCGCGTTTTCCCGCGCCAACTCGATCCAGGACACCACCATCGGGTGGCGCTTCATCAACCCGGTCATGAAGGCCTTGCATGGCGTGGACTCCATGCCGGAGACCGCGGAAAACGTCGCGGTGGACTTCGCGATTTCCCGCGAAGACCAGGATCGCTTCGCCCTGCGCAGCCAGGCCAAGGCCGCCGCGGCGCAGAAGGCAGGCTTCTTCGCTGCCGAAATCGTTCCGGTCGCCGTGCCTCAGCGCAAGGGCGACGCGCTGCAGGTCGCCGTGGACGAGCATCCGCGCGAGACCACGCTGGAGGCGCTCGCGAAGCTCAAGCCGGTGGTCAGGCCCGATGGCTCGGTCACAGCCGGCAACGCCAGTGGCGTCAATGACGGCGCCTGCGCTCTGCTGCTGGCCAGCGAATCTCAGGCCGCCCGCCACCATTTGACCCCGAAGGCCCGCGTGCTCGGCATGGCGACCGCAGGGGTTCCCCCTCGCGTCATGGGCATCGGCCCCGCGCCTGCCACGCGCAAGGTGCTGGAGCAGACCGGCTTGCGGCTGGAGCAGATGGAAGTGATCGAGCTGAACGAGGCGTTTGCGTCCCAGGGGCTGGCCGTGCTGCGCCAATTGGGCTTGCCCGACGACGATCCGCGGGTCAATCCCAACGGTGGCGCAATTGCATTGGGGCATCCGCTGGGTGCCAGCGGCGCGCGCCTGGTCACGACGGCCATCAGCCAACTGCACCGCAGCGGCGGCCGTTATGCGCTGTGCACCATGTGCATTGGCGTGGGCCAGGGCATTGCCCTGGTCATCGAGCGCGTTTGA
- a CDS encoding 3-oxoacid CoA-transferase subunit B encodes MTSYQRRTKDELAQRIAQDIHDGAYVNLGIGMPTLVANHLPEGVEVVLHSENGILGMGPAPEAGHEDYDLINAGKQPVTLLPGGAFFHHSDSFAMMRGGHLDICVLGAFQVSATGDLANWSTGESGSIPAVGGAMDLAIGAKQTWVMMDLLTKKGESKLVQQCSYPLTGLACVKRVYTDLATFACTADGLQLIDAVPGLSRETLEGIVGLPIAAAKGAE; translated from the coding sequence ATGACAAGCTATCAACGACGCACCAAGGACGAACTGGCGCAGCGGATCGCGCAGGACATTCACGATGGCGCCTATGTGAATCTGGGCATCGGCATGCCCACGCTCGTGGCCAACCATTTGCCCGAAGGCGTGGAGGTGGTGCTGCACAGCGAAAACGGCATCCTCGGCATGGGGCCGGCGCCTGAAGCCGGTCACGAGGACTACGACCTCATCAACGCGGGCAAGCAGCCGGTGACGCTGTTGCCCGGTGGCGCATTCTTCCACCACTCGGACAGCTTCGCGATGATGCGCGGCGGCCACTTGGACATCTGCGTGTTGGGCGCGTTCCAGGTTTCCGCCACGGGCGATCTGGCGAACTGGAGCACGGGCGAATCCGGGTCCATCCCCGCCGTGGGCGGCGCGATGGATCTGGCCATCGGCGCCAAGCAGACCTGGGTCATGATGGATCTGCTGACCAAAAAGGGCGAAAGCAAGCTGGTGCAGCAGTGCAGCTACCCGCTCACCGGGCTGGCCTGCGTCAAGCGCGTCTATACGGACCTCGCGACCTTTGCCTGCACGGCGGATGGCCTGCAACTGATCGACGCCGTGCCCGGTCTCAGCCGGGAGACGCTGGAAGGCATCGTCGGACTGCCGATCGCGGCCGCAAAGGGGGCTGAGTGA